tactttgagtgaagaatacaaggatagctccaacaataacatggctaaaatgtataccagttaagatgaaaagtccattaccaaatgcattatcattaatataaagagatagtcctaagtattccgtacagactaacattaagaaggcgactaccaaagtgaatgtcatgatattcgtacagcttgtatacaaatgttggtttttcaaaatacgctggataccactatacttaatgcagagcatagttaagatgataactattgtggatatagaaccaattgaacaccatgtattaatataaacaaagataatcagggtaatctggtatccttctggcataacgttgaaaccaagtatatgcataggatgaaaattaataagatactacctaagaagactacaaaccagatgcttaaatatggagaagcaccggtatttacatggaatagatttacagtatctccgaacatatctctgctatagaagataaagccacatatagtagctagtactgcaccaagagataatacgaaatggaaatgagctacaatatagtatgtatcatgtagggcaatatccataccagcgttacccataactacacctgtagtaccacctagagtaaacaataggataaaactaagagcagcccatagatctacagttcttgtagttgtatggctagccatataggtacctaaccagttgaaatcttagtaccggtaggaattgcaatcataatagtcatagcagagaaataagctctggtatctacctctagacgactgtcatcatatgatgtgcccatactaaggaacctagaatagaaatacaacccatagctaagatcatagattgtccaccgaagacagatctagcagcatacatagataatgtctgcgagactacaccaaaagcaggtaaaattagaatgtatacctctggatgtccgaagaaccagaatagatgttgataaagtacactatcaccagaatacatagaatcataaattcagtgtttacgtgtagatcaagaaggatcataactaatccaccagtaagaataggtagagtgaagactaacataagggcagtaaatatgatagcccagatatatagaatatagttcttagcaccagcattagaacccatgaaagacgcaagtaccaaggaagttaatagaacttaaaatactactaattcctagtactgcaagacctccgataatccaatcagttgcctctggatttaacaccatcaagctagtacttagtggaggatacattgtccaaccaagaccactaccaaactcggaacaaatactttgagttaacaacacagaacctaatggtactagaaaataggagatcgcgttagttcttgggaaaacgacttccgaaccaccaatatatattggtacaaaagaagttaccatatcctccgtacaaagcaggcattaagaacataaagatcatagctaggccatgtatcgttattatcacattataagtagctatcgtctctgtacaaatgatccgcgatccagaactgtataactcaaatcgaataaacaaagacattatagttcctagaatactgaagatgactccggttatgagatacagacaaccaagttctttatgattgcagtacaccaccaccccactggactgcttaagacagctaaaagtgttggatttcaatatcacgtAATCATGttttgcttggaagctgtagtcattataactatttgatttagtataagcatagaaccaatccggtagtaagatatacgatagtagctaatctaccatataagatataagtcgcttgtggaatagcactaccaataataatcaagaagatcatactgtatacccaaataattacccatccactgactacattcgagtcataaaaatgttgtcgtatcaacattcgagtattcaaagctcgaatttcagataaaagagctaagttaatgagagaggacataaatactaacaaaccaccggttttggatgggattacttttaacaccgcataatatgctaaaaagtaccattcaggtacgatatgaagcggagttacaaaccggttcactggtatggagttatctgggtgcgataattcaatcaaaccaaaagccgtttgtaagaaaattaaaccaattagataggatagacatttagcatcggtcattaacatatgaggatagaaggctactttaagtgcggaatcaatacctgcagggttactagaaccatttaaatgtaaatagaagatgtgtaatacaattagaatgcaacctacaaaaggtaatataaagtgcaatacaaagaatcgttttaatgttacatcagatacatagtatccaccgagtaaccaaggtactaaatatggtattggagaaaggagattagtaatgactgtagcaccccagaaactcatctgtccccatggtagtacataaccgaggaaagcagtggctatagtagtagatataaaactaaaccagacatccaagcagtagttaaataactatagctggagttatacatacctcgagacatgtgtattaagatacacaaaagacgaaagaagcagttgttgcatgcaacatcctaaattcccatcctgctgctacctctctaactagatgttgaacactagcaaatgcacaagatgcttcagaagtatatcggaacgctaaagtgatacctgtaattatttggagtacaaaggtaattgcaactaagaaaccaaagttataagatgaatttagattgagagcacaccgataaaagacgaggtgtgcccggaatagactcatggaaatttggtgtgttctcgaaaccatgctagcacaatagaacttcgttaaataactacatattaaaatgagcgcatgtaaactagtcttaaacacaccgctcgtcacgtaacaaatctcaaatcgtactgtagattttatatatgtaccgtaactataaccatggtgacatccaatgttcacgctcatggattcagtgtccaggactacctggcgcttaataacgattccgtcttccagcttccaagcaaacatgattaccgtgatattgaaatccaacacttttagctgtcttaagcagtccagtggggtggtggtgtactgcaatcataaagaacttggttgtctgtatctcataaccggagtcatcttcagtattctaggaactataatgtctttgtttattcgatttgagttatacagttctggatcgcggatcatttgtacagagacgatagctacttataatgtgataataacgatacatggcctagctatgatctttatgttcttaatgcctgctttgtacggaggatatggtaacttctttgtaccaatatatattggtggttcggaagtcgttttcccaagaactaacgcgatctcctattttctagtaccattaggttctgtgttgttaactcaaagtatttgttccgagtttggtagtggtcttggttggacaatgtatcctccactaagtactagcttgatggtgttaaatccagaggcaactgattggattatcggaggtcttgcagtactaggaagtagtattttaagttctattaacttccttggtacttgcgtcttcatgggttctaatgctggtgctaagaactatattctatatatctgggctatcatatttactgcccttatgttagtcttcactctacctattcttactggtggattagttatgatccttcttgatctacacgtaaacactgaattttatgattctatgtattctggtgatagtgtactttatcaacatctattctggttcttcggacatccagaggtatacattctaattttacctgcttttggtgtagtctcgcagacattatctatgtatgctgctagatctgtcttcggtggacaatctatgatcttagctatgggttgtatttctattctaggttccttagtatgggcacatcatatgatgacagtcggtctagaggtagataccagagcttatttctctgctatgactattatgattgcaattcctaccggtactaagattttcaactggttaggtacctatatggctagccatacaactacaagaactgtagatctatgggctgctcttagttttatcctattgtttactctaggtggtactacaggtgtagttatgggtaacgctggtatggatattgccctacatgatacatactatattgtagctcatttcatttcgtattatctcttggtgcagtactagctactatatgtggctttatcttctatagcagagatatgttcggagatactgtaaatctattccatgtaaataccggtgcttctccatatttaagcatctggtttgtagtcttcttaggtagtatcttattaattttcatccctatgcatatacttggtttcaacgttatgccaagaaggataccagattaccctgattatctttgttatattaatacatggtgttcaattggttctatatccacaatagttatcatcttaactatgctctgctaatgcacttaacatgatggtcatgaaaagcacaagagaacttggatccggtaaacaaagaccttcaagatctaaaccagtagtccaactcgtagtatatactccccagaaaaagctgataaataatcctgtctcagagatgataactccaagtacgatgctactgattagactagcatctgagtagtagttttctctcgctgttaagatgagtgagaac
The genomic region above belongs to Besnoitia besnoiti strain Bb-Ger1 chromosome Unknown contig00187, whole genome shotgun sequence and contains:
- a CDS encoding uncharacterized protein (encoded by transcript BESB_033050), producing MLCIKYSGIQRILKNQHLYTSCTNIMTFTLVVAFLMLVCTEYLGLSLYINDNAFGNGLFILTGIHFSHVIVGAILVFFTQSIYSSLVTYMPTSSIMLSKSKAPPCRLITPLLLNKIQLGTLVHRQM
- a CDS encoding uncharacterized protein (encoded by transcript BESB_033060) is translated as MIAVHHHPTGLLKTAKSVGFQYPTTLRLFHIGYVLGVIYGFLFSLILTARENYYSDASLISSIVLGVIISETGLFISFFWGVYTTSWTTGLDLEGLCLPDPSSLVLFMTIMLSALAEHS